The genomic DNA TtcagttttctcttttaaatcatttctgaTCTCAACATTCTCACTCTAAGGCACTCCCCtcagtccttttttttaatatcttttctgttttcatgtGGTTTTACTATGCACTGTAATAAAGGTTCTTTGTGACATAAATTTGCACCAGATGTATTCAACTTGCTGCACTCCAATACACATTTGGAGAATTTGATTTCCAGGCTGCTATATTTCCTGGAATAAACACCAGCACTCGGCTTTGAACTCGGACAGATTAATAGGATGTACTGTAGCTTGTCCCATCAATGTAAAACAAGTTCTTTTTAGctttgtgtaagtgtgtttgtcATTGGTAGGTTAGGGGTGTGGTCATTTCAAAGAGTTAAATGTACTGAGGAAGGTGTTTCCTTTATTGTCTAACAGTGAATCTGTGACCTGCTGTTGTTTTGAATGTACTGaagttaataattaattaataacgTGTCTTCTTTGCTATAGGCCATGAACTTGGTAAGTTTTGATTATACAACTACAATCTTTTGCTTCAGGCTTTGTGGTTGGCATCACATAACTGCTAGTCCATAATGCAGTTCTACTGCCAGACTAAAAAATCCTGCTCATTTGTTTTTAGTGGCATTAGTTAAATGCTGGTGATGGCTTCAGTCAGCTCTCCTAGCCTGCTAGCTTGGTGAGCCTACTGCTTTGGCCTCCTACTATGTCTGCTTTGCACTCTGTCCTGTCTTCCCTCATAGTGACTGCATCATGCTGAATTACTGTATAATATGTTGGCTGGCTTGCTGTCTAAACTTGCCTTGAAGGTTGGCTGACTTtggaacatttacatttttactcgATTTTACAAGATGgagcattgtcattgtgtgttactttttctttctcattcaGGACCAGGTATCCAAAGACAAGGCACTACAGACAGTAGCCAACCTCTCATCAGCTCAGATCGTGTCTGCTAGTGTAATGAAACCCCAGACTCAGTTCCCTCCACCAGTCAGAGtgagacatacatacatacatacatacatacatacatacatacatacatacatacatacatacatacatacagacatctGTTTTTTCCTACCTTCAGGGTGAAAGACTGAGTAATACTATCTGTTTCCCTTCTTTGCCTTTTGTTTAGTTTTGGCCTGGTCCTATGCCTGGACAGCCTGGACATTCTCAGGAGTAAGTGTCAATGGCAGagtatttagttttgtttgttaaaaattGCAGAAAGTCTTGTGCTTTAGCTGGTACAGTTGATCAATTTTAGGTTCCAACTCTTCCTTCTTGCAGCATCAAGCCCTTTGCACAGCCACCATACACTACACTACCAGCCCCTGTCCCTGCACCTATCAGTAAGTGGGATCACAAACTCATGGATTAGGGTAATTAGAAATTATCATTGGTATGCTAATTTAGTTTTCCTGGTTTAAATGTTTGGCAGGCTATGAGCCCCTGCCTCCACCTCGTCCTGCAGCTATAGCAGCTCCTGTATGGCAAGACAGAACCATCGCCTCAGCAAAACTACGGCTACTGGAGTACTCTGCTTTCATGGAGATCCAAAGGGACAGGGAAACGGTACAGACAATAAGTAATTTatacaaaacaatataattttgtctttttacctttttctcaTCACTTCTTCATTCCCTACAGTATAAGCATCTTTTTGTGCTCATTGGCCCATCAAACCCGGGTTACAATGATCCCGTATTGGAGTCCATAGATGTGAGGCAGATTTACGACAAGTTCTCTGAGAAGAAAGGAGGCCTGAAGGAGCTGTATGAAAAAGGGCCGCACAACGCATTCTTCCTCGTCAAGTTCTGGGTCAGTACAAAAAACAGTGTTCTCTTTGATTCAATGTTTTTAAGGACTGAGACTTTTGGGAGGCTTGCTGCAGAAAGGAAGttgttaaaataatttcataaaCGTTTGACACCAACAtgctttttagtttttacattatattttattttagtcatTGCATTAGATATTTAGTTGGTTTAAGTCGGTGCTATACATTTCACAAGCTTTAAATCTGAGTTTATAACCGGCTACACCACAAGAGGGAAGCAATGTCAATGTGATGCTGGAGCAGGGTTTTACACAAGAAATTAAaatcttaaaggtgccctgtggagtttatcaacaaacacaaattatgtttacattcagtgtttgtcaccaaaacaaatgttgaataTATATCCCTCCTGACCCAGATACgtgcaaaaatacacacataataGATGGATGTATCTGTCTTTGGGTTTGGCTTCTTCTTATTTTCTCTCTGGCACTCACACTTAGTCCATCTTCTTGTCCTGGTTTTAGGCGGACCTGAGCAGTGAGATTGAGGAGGGCTCTGGTGTGTTCTATGGTGTGAGCAGCCAGTACAGTGGAACAGAAAACATCACAATCAGTGTCTCAACTAAGGTCTGCTCCTTTGGCAAACAGGTGGTTGAGAAGGTTGAGGTGAGAAGAGGAATCaggtctctttttttgtgtgcgtATAAAGCGTCATTCACTTTACCAACAATATTAAGGGGGTTTAATTGTGATGTGTATGTGCGGATTCCTCCCATTCAGACAGAATATGCACACATGGAAGGGGGGAAGTATGTGTTCCGCATCCATCGTTCGCCCATGTGTGAATATATGATCAACTTCATCCACAAGCTCAAACACCTNNNNNNNNNNTACATGATGAACAGTGTACTGGAGAACTTCACCATcctacaggtgtgtgtgtgtgtgtgtgtctctgtgtgNNNNNNNNNNtgtgtctctgtgtgtgtctgtctgtttaaatCCTATCTAAACCTCCACAatgttttcctctttctcttgctAGGTGGTGTCCAACAGAGAAACTCAGGAGACTCTGCTGTGCATTGCCTTTGTGTTTGAAGTGTCTACTAGTGAACATGGCGCACAGTACCATGTTTATCGACTAGTTAACGACTAGCAGCACGTTGCGTGCATGCAGAGACTCTTCACAGACTTTTTGATACATAGAGCATAAACACTATTTTCGGCTCAAAAACACAGAATCCCACTTTTCTACTCTAAACACACACTAGTTTTAACAGACCAACAGTCACACTATAGTcacacttgttttgttttttaatgtgtatgCATTTTCATTGATGCAAACTATGCTCAAATTTCNNNNNNNNNNCCCATGACTTAAACTAAACACTAAAGTAATGTTAATTTTTGTAGATTTTGACCAAAACATGGCGTAATAATCAGTAAGTGTTGTGATGTTATCCAATGTTATTATTCAGTCGCATCAACGTCAAAATATCGCAGTTGACACAATGACAATAACTTCTACAGTTTATGGTATCTCTGTAAGATAGGAACTGAATGAGACTATAATGGTGTGTCCTCTATCACTGCTTATTGTGGAACCACAATCTCCACGTTTAATCCAACCTTTTAGGATCATATGACAGGAAGTATGAGCGTGCCTCTTCCCAGAATGCAATGCACTACATGTAAAGACGTAAAAGTATTTATATTTCAAACACATTGCCAAAGTGTAAAGAGAGCCATCTTTTTACAGCGGGTGTATTTGCTATTTGAAGGTTTCCAGTGAAGCTGCGTGTTGAGGGTGAAGATCTTTTGATCAAATGTCAA from Etheostoma spectabile isolate EspeVRDwgs_2016 chromosome 7, UIUC_Espe_1.0, whole genome shotgun sequence includes the following:
- the tead3a gene encoding transcriptional enhancer factor TEF-5 isoform X2, with the translated sequence MYGRNELIARYIKLRTGKTRTRKQVSSHLQVLAKRKSREIQSKLKAMNLDQVSKDKALQTVANLSSAQIVSASVMKPQTQFPPPVRFWPGPMPGQPGHSQDIKPFAQPPYTTLPAPVPAPISYEPLPPPRPAAIAAPVWQDRTIASAKLRLLEYSAFMEIQRDRETYKHLFVLIGPSNPGYNDPVLESIDVRQIYDKFSEKKGGLKELYEKGPHNAFFLVKFWADLSSEIEEGSGVFYGVSSQYSGTENITISVSTKVCSFGKQVVEKVETEYAHMEGGKYVFRIHRSPMCEYMINFIHKLKHLXXXYMMNSVLENFTILQVVSNRETQETLLCIAFVFEVSTSEHGAQYHVYRLVND
- the tead3a gene encoding transcriptional enhancer factor TEF-5 isoform X4, translated to MYGRNELIARYIKLRTGKTRTRKQVSSHLQVLAKRKSREIQSKLKDQVSKDKALQTVANLSSAQIVSASVMKPQTQFPPPVRFWPGPMPGQPGHSQDIKPFAQPPYTTLPAPVPAPISYEPLPPPRPAAIAAPVWQDRTIASAKLRLLEYSAFMEIQRDRETYKHLFVLIGPSNPGYNDPVLESIDVRQIYDKFSEKKGGLKELYEKGPHNAFFLVKFWADLSSEIEEGSGVFYGVSSQYSGTENITISVSTKVCSFGKQVVEKVETEYAHMEGGKYVFRIHRSPMCEYMINFIHKLKHLXXXYMMNSVLENFTILQVVSNRETQETLLCIAFVFEVSTSEHGAQYHVYRLVND
- the tead3a gene encoding transcriptional enhancer factor TEF-5 isoform X1, translated to MYGRNELIARYIKLRTGKTRTRKQVSSHIQVLARKRVREYQTSIKAMNLDQVSKDKALQTVANLSSAQIVSASVMKPQTQFPPPVRFWPGPMPGQPGHSQDIKPFAQPPYTTLPAPVPAPISYEPLPPPRPAAIAAPVWQDRTIASAKLRLLEYSAFMEIQRDRETYKHLFVLIGPSNPGYNDPVLESIDVRQIYDKFSEKKGGLKELYEKGPHNAFFLVKFWADLSSEIEEGSGVFYGVSSQYSGTENITISVSTKVCSFGKQVVEKVETEYAHMEGGKYVFRIHRSPMCEYMINFIHKLKHLXXXYMMNSVLENFTILQVVSNRETQETLLCIAFVFEVSTSEHGAQYHVYRLVND
- the tead3a gene encoding transcriptional enhancer factor TEF-5 isoform X3 gives rise to the protein MYGRNELIARYIKLRTGKTRTRKQVSSHIQVLARKRVREYQTSIKDQVSKDKALQTVANLSSAQIVSASVMKPQTQFPPPVRFWPGPMPGQPGHSQDIKPFAQPPYTTLPAPVPAPISYEPLPPPRPAAIAAPVWQDRTIASAKLRLLEYSAFMEIQRDRETYKHLFVLIGPSNPGYNDPVLESIDVRQIYDKFSEKKGGLKELYEKGPHNAFFLVKFWADLSSEIEEGSGVFYGVSSQYSGTENITISVSTKVCSFGKQVVEKVETEYAHMEGGKYVFRIHRSPMCEYMINFIHKLKHLXXXYMMNSVLENFTILQVVSNRETQETLLCIAFVFEVSTSEHGAQYHVYRLVND